One region of Syntrophorhabdus sp. genomic DNA includes:
- a CDS encoding IS21 family transposase, whose protein sequence is MRKIGEVLRLTHESGLSTGQVAQNCGIGRTTVKDYLSRARKAGLAWPLPAGLDDDAVERLLFPSERSLTEEMRGMPPFEYLHREMKKKHVTMQLLWQEYREKNPDGYQYSQFCLRYRAWKKTLDV, encoded by the coding sequence ATGAGAAAGATCGGGGAAGTGCTGCGGCTTACCCACGAGAGCGGCCTGTCGACGGGGCAGGTCGCACAGAACTGCGGCATCGGGCGGACCACCGTCAAGGACTACCTGTCCCGGGCGAGGAAGGCGGGACTTGCCTGGCCCCTGCCGGCCGGTCTTGACGATGACGCCGTCGAGAGGCTCCTCTTCCCGTCCGAGAGGTCGCTCACGGAAGAGATGAGGGGAATGCCGCCCTTTGAGTATCTCCACCGGGAGATGAAGAAGAAGCACGTCACCATGCAGCTCCTCTGGCAGGAATACAGGGAGAAGAACCCCGACGGCTACCAGTACAGCCAGTTCTGTCTGCGCTACCGGGCCTGGAAGAAGACCCTCGACGT